A window from Solanum stenotomum isolate F172 chromosome 7, ASM1918654v1, whole genome shotgun sequence encodes these proteins:
- the LOC125870191 gene encoding uncharacterized protein LOC125870191 has protein sequence MANIVNASPIAFTKYPSFSLLNYQPIISSKISYKSLKNETKRRIFLAPPLAYKKLNCEDINVDLKIVELEKEENEVEEMSFTNETFLYSYNPLPLMFVAALPGAGTIRSLFGPFVELVKSWNLPDWLVHWGHPGNMAVVLFAMGGYGTYLGFRIRFSNDVEEKAKAKDLHPKLLGGMFFFFALGATGGITSLLTSDKPILESPHAVTGFIGLTLLTIQTILPTLFEGNSGLRNVHGILGSGIMTLFLVHAFLGLQLGLSY, from the exons ATGGCTAATATTGTGAATGCTTCACCAATTGCATTCACAAAATACCCTTCTTTTTCATTACTTAATTATCAACCAATTATTTCTTCCAAAATTTCCTataaatctttgaaaaatgaaacaaaaagaaggaTTTTTTTAGCTCCTCCCTTAGCTTACAAGAAGTTGAATTGTGAAGATATTAATGTTGATTTAAAAATAGTTgaattagaaaaagaagaaaatgaagtgGAAGAAATGTCTTTTACTAATGAGACATTTTTGTATTCATACAATCCTTTGCCATTGATGTTTGTTGCTGCTCTTCCTGGAG CTGGAACTATAAGGTCTCTGTTTGGGCCATTTGTTGAGCTTGTAAAATCATGGAACCTACCTGATTGGCTTGTACATTGGGGACATCCTGGTAACATG GCTGTTGTGCTCTTTGCTATGGGTGGTTATGGAACTTACCTTGGTTTTCGGATACGATTTTCTAATGATGTG GAGGAAAAGGCGAAAGCTAAAGATTTGCATCCAAAACTTCTAGGAGGAATGTTCTTCTTCTTTGCTCTTGGAGCTACTGGTGGAATAACATCCCTGCTTACTTCAGATAAGCCTATTCTTGAAAG TCCTCATGCTGTTACAGGTTTTATCGGCCTTACCCTTTTGACTATACAAACCATTTTGCCTACACTATTCGAG GGAAATTCCGGATTGAGGAATGTTCACGGGATATTGGGAAGTGGTATAATGACATTGTTCCTCGTACACGCGTTCCTCGGACTTCAGCTTGGTTTAAGTTACTAA
- the LOC125870180 gene encoding pentatricopeptide repeat-containing protein At2g29760, chloroplastic-like — translation MCSSTIRKLLKLATNPHLFLIQNCTNMKHLKKFHGHFITNGLSNDTLFLSVVLSFTALFPTGNLAYAHLVFNQIDSPNTFMFNTMIRGYGSSSNPSEVMSFYVKMLRYGFFPNHYTYPFVIKAVCRTQNYILGEALHCSVIKFGHVLDLHIANSLLHMYAKFGFFVEIMYLFDEMPEPDVVSWNVVIDDFVKNGCFDEVLAAVNEMCWNGVEPNAVTLLGLVSCSLKMGDFGLGKLIHLYIMKRGIHMSENLGNGLIDMYAKFGDMESAEKLFDRMQMKTVFSWTSLLDGFIQKGELERAGVVFSQMPKDTTAWNVMLSGYSEAGDMSSAETIFRAMPDRDLVSWNTMILGYTQNKMYMKSLELLRDMFRFGLKPDRITLIGLFSVCGYAGVLHIGEAIHSFMEKQNIKEEEVEVALLDMYSKCGDPEKALTVFYTIRRKKSVLAWTNMIVGLAMNGLANEALMLFHQMCDEGTGPNEITYLGVLCACSYAGLVKEGKWLFNAMSKVHGITPRSEHYGCMVDLLGRAGLLEEAEMFIQDMPEKAAACIWGALLGACRMHGEVQMGERIAKIVTQMDPYHSGRYILLSNIYAAENRWFDAEKVREKMKTEGIHKTPGFSLVEMKGEMHQFIVT, via the coding sequence ATGTGTTCATCCACCATTAGAAAACTTCTAAAACTAGCTACCAATCCACACCTTTTTCTTATACAAAACTGTACAAATATGAAACATCTCAAGAAATTTCATGGCCATTTCATCACAAATGGCCTTTCAAATGACACCCTTTTCCTCAGTGTTGTTCTTTCCTTTACAGCACTTTTTCCTACTGGAAATTTAGCATATGCCCACTTGGTTTTTAACCAAATTGATTCACCTAATACTTTCATGTTCAATACTATGATCAGAGGTTATGGTTCTAGCTCTAATCCAAGTGAAGTAATGAGTTTTTACGTCAAAATGTTACGATATGGTTTTTTCCCTAATCATTATACTTACCCTTTTGTGATTAAAGCAGTGTGCAGGACTCAAAATTACATTCTTGGTGAAGCATTGCATTGTTCTGTGATAAAATTTGGGCATGTTTTGGACCTTCATATAGCAAATTCACTTTTACATATGTATGCAAAGTTTGGATTTTTCGTAGAGATCATGTACCTGTTTGATGAAATGCCTGAACCAGATGTAGTTTCTTGGAATGTGGTTATTGATGATTTTGTTAAAAATGGTTGTTTTGATGAGGTTTTGGCTGCGGTTAACGAGATGTGTTGGAACGGGGTTGAGCCTAACGCGGTTACACTTCTTGGACTTGTTTCGTGTTCTTTGAAAATGGGGGATTTTGGTTTAGGTAAGTTGATACATTTGTATATTATGAAAAGAGGAATACATATGAGTGAAAATCTTGGTAATGGGTTGATTGATATGTATGCTAAGTTTGGAGATATGGAGTCAGCTGAGAAGTTGTTCGATAGGATGCAAATGAAGACGGTTTTCTCATGGACTTCACTTCTTGATGGTTTTATACAAAAGGGTGAACTAGAGAGAGCTGGTGTTGTTTTTAGTCAGATGCCTAAGGATACTACTGCTTGGAATGTCATGCTTAGTGGGTATTCTGAGGCAGGTGATATGAGTTCAGCAGAGACTATCTTTCGAGCAATGCCAGATAGAGATTTAGTCTCATGGAACACTATGATTCTTGGTTATACTCAGAACAAGATGTATATGAAGTCCTTAGAGTTGCTAAGAGATATGTTCAGGTTTGGATTGAAACCTGATCGGATAACGTTAATTGGGTTGTTCTCAGTTTGTGGATATGCAGGTGTACTGCATATCGGTGAAGCCATCCACTCTTTCATGGAAAAACAGAACATAAAGGAGGAAGAAGTTGAGGTAGCCTTGTTGGATATGTATAGCAAGTGTGGAGATCCTGAGAAAGCTCTTACAGTATTTTACACGATACGGAGAAAAAAATCAGTGTTGGCTTGGACTAACATGATCGTCGGACTAGCAATGAATGGTCTTGCAAATGAAGCTCTTATGTTGTTCCATCAAATGTGTGATGAAGGAACAGGTCCTAATGAGATAACATATTTAGGTGTTTTATGTGCTTGCAGCTATGCAGGTTTAGTTAAAGAAGGCAAATGGCTGTTCAATGCTATGAGTAAAGTACATGGCATTACACCAAGATCTGAGCATTATGGTTGTATGGTTGATCTTCTCGGTCGGGCGGGTTTGCTTGAAGAAGCAGAGATGTTTATTCAAGATATGCCTGAAAAGGCTGCTGCTTGCATCTGGGGTGCCTTACTAGGGGCTTGTAGGATGCATGGTGAGGTTCAAATGGGTGAAAGGATAGCCAAGATTGTGACTCAAATGGACCCATATCACTCGGGGCGTTACATTCTTCTCTCCAACATTTATGCTGCAGAAAACAGATGGTTTGATGCTGAAAAAGTAAGGGAGAAGATGAAAACTGAAGGTATACACAAAACACCAGGATTCAGTTTGGTTGAAATGAAAGGTGAAATGCATCAATTTATAGTAACATAA
- the LOC125870186 gene encoding S-adenosylmethionine synthase 2 codes for METFLFTSESVNEGHPDKLCDQVSDAILDACLEQDPESKVACETCTKTNMVMVFGEITTKANVDYEKIVRDTCREIGFISADVGLDADNCKVLVNIEQQSPDIAQGVHGHLTKKPEEIGAGDQGHMFGYATDETPELMPLTHVLATKLGAKLTEVRKNKTCPWLRPDGKTQVTVEYKNDNGAMVPIRVHTVLISTQHDETVTNDQIAQDLKEHVIKPVIPAKYLDENTIFHLNPSGRFVIGGPHGDAGLTGRKIIIDTYGGWGAHGGGAFSGKDPTKVDRSGAYIVRQAAKSVVASGLARRCIVQVSYAIGVAEPLSVFVDTYKTGTIPDKDILVLIKENFDFRPGMMSINLDLLRGGNFRYQKTAAYGHFGRDDPDFTWETVKVLKPKA; via the coding sequence ATGGAAACTTTCTTGTTTACCTCAGAGTCAGTCAACGAAGGTCACCCCGACAAGCTCTGTGACCAGGTCTCAGATGCCATTCTTGATGCTTGCCTAGAGCAGGACCCTGAAAGCAAGGTTGCATGTGAAACCTGCACAAAGACAAACATGGTTATGGTCTTTGGAGAGATCACAACCAAGGCCAACGTAGACTACGAGAAGATTGTACGTGACACATGCAGAGAAATTGGATTCATCTCAGCAGATGTTGGTCTTGATGCTGACAACTGCAAGGTCCTTGTCAACATTGAACAGCAGAGCCCTGACATCGCCCAAGGAGTTCACGGTCATCTTACCAAGAAACCAGAAGAAATTGGAGCTGGTGACCAAGGTCACATGTTTGGCTATGCCACAGATGAAACTCCAGAGCTCATGCCCCTCACCCATGTTTTGGCCACCAAGCTTGGTGCCAAGCTTACTGAAGTGAGGAAGAACAAAACCTGCCCATGGCTCAGGCCCGATGGCAAGACCCAAGTTACTGTTGAGTACAAGAACGACAATGGTGCCATGGTCCCTATTAGAGTTCACACTGTTCTCATCTCAACCCAGCATGACGAAACTGTCACCAACGACCAGATCGCCCAGGACTTGAAAGAGCATGTGATCAAGCCTGTGATCCCAGCTAAGTACCTTGATGAGAACACCATCTTCCACCTCAACCCATCAGGTCGCTTTGTCATTGGTGGTCCACATGGAGATGCTGGTCTTACTGGCAGGAAAATTATCATTGATACCTACGGAGGCTGGGGTGCTCACGGTGGAGGTGCCTTCTCAGGAAAGGATCCCACTAAGGTGGACAGGAGTGGTGCTTACATTGTTAGGCAGGCAGCAAAGAGTGTGGTCGCCTCAGGACTTGCTCGTCGCTGTATTGTGCAGGTTTCTTATGCTATCGGTGTGGCTGAACCACTTTCCGTGTTTGTTGACACTTACAAGACAGGAACAATTCCCGACAAGGATATTTTGGTTCTGATCAAGGAGAACTTTGACTTCAGGCCTGGAATGATGTCAATCAACCTTGATTTGTTGAGAGGAGGCAACTTCAGGTACCAGAAGACTGCAGCTTACGGTCACTTTGGACGTGATGACCCCGATTTCACCTGGGAGACTGTCAAGGTCCTCAAGCCAAAAGCTTGA
- the LOC125870181 gene encoding uncharacterized protein LOC125870181: MEIDKAIRECDDRRLKTKYNNAIYVIKRALALYPVQEVALSFNGGKDSTVLLHLLRAGCFLHQAEEFNSGGDAADGGKTFPIRTIYFESPSAFPEINSFTYEAASIYDIQMDIIRLDFKSGLEALLKANPIRAIFLGVRIGDPTAVGQEQFSPSSPGWPPFMRVNPILDWSYRDVWAFLLVSKVRYCSLYDQGYTSIGSIHDTVPNALLCTRNSDSSEEKFKPAYLLADGRLERAGRAKKNSSAVCGKLSSTSNGLKMENLNSGSMLTASIITVGDEILFGTVEDKLGSVLCKKLHSIGWAVSRITVTQNDIDSVAEEVERLKSRDDMVFIYGGIGPLHSDVTVAGVAKAFGVRMAPDEEFEEHLRHLIGEKCSGDKNEMALLPEGITELLHHEQLPVPLIKCHNVIILTATNAVELDRQWDCLIELAQSNGILEQMDPFVSKCFATTLSDVEVAQPLSKLCAQFPDLYIGGYRESREGPLIITFEGKDLSRIEAASQSLCQKFHPGAFSKIK; the protein is encoded by the exons ATGGAGATCGATAAAGCAATTAGGGAATGTGATGATCGAAGATTGAAGACAAAGTATAATAATGCCATTTACGTTATTAAAAGAGCACTGGCTCTTTATCC TGTACAAGAGGTTGCGTTAAGCTTTAACGGAGGGAAAGATTCTACT GTTTTGCTTCACCTGCTGAGGGCAGGCTGTTTTCTACATCAAGCTGAAGAATTTAATTCAGGAGGAGATGCAGCTGATGGTGGAAAGACATTCCCGATAAGAACAATATATTTTGAGAGTCCATCTGCTTTCCCTGAAATCAACTCATTTACTTACGAAGCTGCATCCAT TTACGACATACAAATGGATATTATTAGACTTGATTTTAAATCAGGTCTAGAGGCTCTGCTAAAAGCTAATCCAATCCGAGCTATTTTTCTTGGTGTCCGAATCGGAGATCCTACTGCA GTAGGTCAAGAGCAATTCTCACCTAGCTCACCTGGGTGGCCACCTTTCATGAGGGTGAACCCAATTTTGGACTGGTCATACAG AGATGTATGGGCATTCCTATTGGTATCCAAGGTTCGGTACTGCAGTCTTTATGATCAGGG GTATACCTCAATCGGGAGCATTCATGATACTGTTCCTAATGCACTTTTATGCACGAGGAACTCCGACAGTAGTGAAGAGAAGTTTAAACCTGCCTATTTACTGGCTGATGGAAGATTGGAAAGAGCTGGAAGAGCAAAGAAGAACTCTTCTGCGGTTTGCGGGAAATTATCTTCTACTAGCAATGGACTGAAAATGGAGAATTTGAATTCTGGTAGCATGCTTACTGCCTCGATTATTACTGTGGGGGATgaaatttt GTTTGGCACTGTAGAGGACAAGTTGGGTTCTGTGTTGTGTAAAAAACTCCATTCTATTGGTTGGGCAGTATCGCGAATTACTGTCACTCAAAACGAT ATAGATTCTGTTGCCGAGGAAGTAGAGAGATTGAAGTCCAGAGATGATATG GTATTTATATATGGTGGGATCGGACCATTGCATTCAGATGTTACTGTAGCAGGAGTAGCAAAAGCTTTTGGTGTTCGCATG GCTCCtgatgaagaatttgaagaacaTCTGAGGCACCTCATAGGAGAAAAATGCTCTGGTGACAAGAATGAG ATGGCGCTGTTGCCTGAGGGTATTACAGAATTGTTGCATCATGAACAGCTGCCTGTGCCTTTG ATCAAGTGCCATAATGTGATTATTCTCACTGCAACAAATGCTGTAGAGCTGGATCGGCAATGGGATTGTCTGATTGAATTGGCACAATCTAATGGCATCCTGGAGCAGATGGATCCATTTGTATCAAAATGCTTTGCAACAACTCTTTCTGAC GTTGAAGTTGCTCAACCTCTGTCAAAGCTTTGTGCTCAGTTTCCTGATCTTTACATTG GAGGCTATCGCGAATCAAGAGAAGGCCCGCTTATAATTACATTTGAAGGGAAG GATCTATCAAGAATAGAAGCTGCTTCTCAGTCATTGTGCCAAAAATTTCACCCTGGTGCATTCTCCAAAATCAAGTGA
- the LOC125870195 gene encoding thioredoxin-like 3-3, with product MGEGGEKAERGKLPVNEQGNLMTATGDENLKDIFHTIRITKTPAVINYGASWCRVCNQILPTFWELSKKFPKLSFVYADIDECPETTQNIRYTPTFHFYRDGERVDEMFGGGDERLHDRLWLHS from the exons aTGGGTGAAGGGGGTGAGAAAGCAGAGAGAGGAAAACTTCCGGTGAATGAACAGGGGAACTTAATGACAGCCACTGGTGATGAAAATCTCAAGGACATTTTCCACACTATCAGAATAACTAAAACTCCG GCTGTAATCAATTATGGAGCTTCTTG GTGTCGTGTCTGCAACCAGATCCTTCCTACATTTTGGGAGCTAAGCAAAAAGTTCCCAAAACTCTCTTTCGTATACGCTGATATTGATGAATGTCCAGAGACAACACAGAACATTCGGTACACACCAACTTTTCATTTCTACAGAGACGGTGAGAGGGTTGATGAGATGTTTGGTGGAGGAGATGAGCGCTTGCATGACCGTCTGTGGTTGCATTCGTAG